One part of the Salinivirga cyanobacteriivorans genome encodes these proteins:
- a CDS encoding DUF3179 domain-containing (seleno)protein: MRIFLLIFTVLILLSCEQDEANKSTNNKRDFYWRVDTTEMSGTSIRETFPVVTMVNYTTASAIDLPESSRVLVTRQGGQVFAYPLNYMGIEVLNEESGDKFFVPNYCPLTRTSMVWDRKIGDTVFTFAASGLLYRENLVLYDIERRRLWSQMLIEKIYGGQDLSQPQTLHSFESTFGMIKTHYPNAKVYNGVFNSSARKTEQADHKDADPGDDDISTPLYSPGENVYGVIQDDYVITISHNDLPNGLSIITKDNIVIVSNREMGLIVSFINNSGLSLVKNEFPTVLRDAQGIKYDIFGKPVNLTGTANLESPNAYNALWWAWDSFYDEFDPVE; this comes from the coding sequence ATGAGAATCTTCCTGCTCATATTCACAGTGCTGATACTTTTATCTTGCGAGCAAGATGAGGCAAATAAATCAACGAATAACAAGCGCGATTTTTATTGGCGTGTAGATACAACTGAAATGTCGGGCACGAGTATCAGAGAAACCTTCCCTGTAGTTACAATGGTTAACTACACCACTGCATCAGCCATTGATTTGCCCGAATCGTCAAGGGTATTGGTCACCCGGCAGGGTGGACAGGTATTTGCCTACCCCTTGAATTACATGGGCATTGAAGTACTAAATGAGGAATCAGGCGACAAATTCTTTGTACCTAATTATTGTCCTCTTACCCGAACCTCCATGGTTTGGGACCGGAAAATAGGCGATACGGTTTTCACATTTGCTGCGTCAGGTTTATTGTACCGTGAGAACCTGGTACTTTACGATATTGAACGTCGCCGGTTATGGTCTCAAATGCTAATTGAAAAAATATATGGCGGTCAGGATCTTAGTCAGCCCCAAACGCTACATTCTTTTGAAAGTACATTCGGTATGATTAAAACCCATTATCCAAATGCAAAGGTTTATAATGGAGTATTCAATTCATCTGCAAGAAAAACCGAACAAGCCGACCATAAAGATGCAGACCCCGGAGATGATGACATATCTACCCCCCTTTATTCACCAGGTGAAAATGTTTACGGAGTAATACAGGATGATTATGTTATCACAATCAGTCACAACGATTTACCAAATGGACTTTCCATAATCACAAAAGACAATATTGTAATAGTTAGTAATCGTGAGATGGGACTTATAGTAAGCTTCATTAATAACTCCGGACTCAGCCTGGTTAAAAATGAATTCCCAACCGTTTTAAGAGATGCCCAGGGCATAAAATATGATATTTTTGGTAAGCCCGTAAACCTTACTGGTACCGCAAACCTTGAATCACCCAATGCATATAATGCGTTATGGTGGGCATGGGATAGTTTTTATGATGAATTTGATCCGGTTGAATAA
- a CDS encoding DUF302 domain-containing protein, whose amino-acid sequence MNYYITTTLKTDFQTALTLTKEALKDEGFGVLSEINIQEKFNEKLNVDFQKYTILGACNPPLGHEALTAENKAGVMLPCNVILQEIKPGIIEVASIDPFTSMQIIDNDELSRIAKQVKDKLENVIYTLEGENT is encoded by the coding sequence ATGAACTACTACATTACAACAACACTAAAAACCGATTTTCAAACAGCTTTGACGCTCACAAAAGAAGCATTGAAGGATGAGGGCTTTGGCGTACTTTCAGAAATCAACATTCAGGAAAAATTTAATGAAAAACTGAATGTCGACTTTCAAAAATACACCATTCTTGGTGCATGCAATCCTCCCCTGGGACATGAAGCTTTAACAGCCGAAAACAAGGCAGGTGTGATGTTGCCATGTAATGTAATATTGCAGGAAATTAAGCCCGGGATTATTGAAGTTGCATCTATCGATCCCTTTACCTCAATGCAAATAATCGATAATGATGAGCTCTCACGCATTGCCAAGCAGGTAAAAGACAAACTTGAAAATGTAATTTATACACTTGAGGGAGAAAACACCTGA